From a single Ovis aries strain OAR_USU_Benz2616 breed Rambouillet chromosome 23, ARS-UI_Ramb_v3.0, whole genome shotgun sequence genomic region:
- the SOCS6 gene encoding suppressor of cytokine signaling 6: protein MKKISLKTFRKSFNLSKSKEDAEFMVVQQPALAGDFGKEESLFGSCYGKEMAGCELHGEDEKGGGKNRAKSESLMGTLKRRLSAKQKAKGKGGAAAGGAADEDTFSSSSAPLVFKDARAPRPMRSTSLRSHHYSPTPWPLRPTASEETCIRMEVRVKALVHSPGAGPALNGVRKDFGELRPAAEPACPCPEPPAAPGSPAPAAGDLRLRLGEHVPVVLGLLPQDYLPYTVPLDGSSPMEVSAVPPPPAAGGPCPTRRDEDPGRPAPELFGDPPVGGLLAGPVAGMLPSPRAGPDDGPPLSPLLPPLQTDPSQRTFAGLAGPDAHAADSVRCHLNFDPTSAPGVARVYDSVQSSGPLAVTSLTEELKKLAKQGWYWGPITRWEAEGKLANVPDGSFLVRDSSDDRYLLSLSFRSHGKTLHTRIEHSNGRFSFYEQPDVEGHTSIVDLIEHSIRDSENGAFCYSRSRLPGSATYPVRLTNPVSRFMQVRSLQYLCRFVIRQYTRIDLIQKLPLPNKMKDYLQEKHY from the coding sequence ATGAAGAAAATCAGCCTTAAGACCTTCCGGAAATCTTTCAACTTGAGTAAGAGCAAAGAAGATGCGGAATTCATGGTCGTACAACAGCCAGCACTAGCCGGTGACTTCGGCAAAGAGGAGTCCTTGTTCGGGAGTTGCTACGGGAAGGAGATGGCCGGCTGCGAGCTGCACGGCGAGGACGAAAAGGGCGGCGGCAAGAACCGGGCCAAGAGCGAGAGCCTCATGGGCACGCTCAAGAGGCGGCTGAGCGCCAAGCAGAAGGCCAAGGGCAAGGGCGGCGCGGCCGCTGGGGGCGCTGCGGACGAGGACACATTCTCGTCGTCGTCGGCGCCGCTGGTGTTCAAGGATGCGCGGGCGCCGCGGCCCATGCGCTCCACGTCGCTGCGCAGCCACCACTACAGCCCCACGCCCTGGCCGCTGCGGCCCACCGCCTCGGAGGAGACGTGTATCCGGATGGAGGTGCGGGTCAAGGCGCTGGTGCACTCACCCGGCGCGGGCCCGGCCCTCAACGGCGTGCGCAAGGACTTCGGCGAGCTCCGCCCGGCGGCCGAGCCCGCCTGCCCGTGCCCGGAGCCGCCCGCCGCTCCCGGGAGCCCAGCGCCTGCGGCCGGGGACCTGCGCCTGCGCCTGGGCGAGCACGTGCCTGTGGTCCTGGGCCTGCTGCCTCAGGACTACCTCCCGTACACCGTGCCTTTGGACGGCTCCTCCCCGATGGAGGTCTCGGCCGTCCCGCCGCCCCCGGCCGCCGGGGGCCCCTGCCCCACCCGCCGCGACGAGGACCCCGGGCGCCCAGCGCCCGAGCTCTTCGGCGACCCGCCGGTGGGCGGCCTGCTGGCGGGCCCCGTGGCGGGGATGCTGCCGAGCCCGCGGGCGGGCCCCGACGACGGGCCCCCCCTCTCCCCGCTGCTACCTCCGCTGCAGACCGACCCGAGCCAAAGGACCTTCGCCGGGCTTGCTGGCCCGGACGCCCACGCGGCCGACAGCGTGCGCTGCCACTTGAATTTCGACCCCACCTCGGCGCCCGGGGTGGCCAGGGTGTACGACTCGGTGCAGAGCAGCGGCCCCCTGGCGGTGACCAGCCTGACGGAGGAGCTCAAGAAGCTGGCCAAGCAGGGCTGGTACTGGGGGCCCATCACGCGCTGGGAGGCGGAGGGCAAGCTGGCCAACGTGCCCGACGGCTCCTTCCTGGTGCGGGACAGCTCGGACGACCGCTACCTGCTCAGCCTGAGCTTCCGCTCGCACGGCAAGACCCTGCACACCCGGATCGAGCACTCGAACGGCCGGTTCAGCTTCTACGAGCAGCCGGACGTGGAGGGGCACACGTCCATCGTGGACCTCATCGAGCACTCCATCAGGGACTCGGAGAACGGCGCCTTCTGCTACTCGCGCTCGCGCTTGCCGGGCTCCGCCACCTACCCGGTGCGGCTCACCAACCCGGTGTCGCGCTTCATGCAGGTGCGCTCGCTGCAGTACCTGTGCCGCTTCGTCATCCGCCAGTACACCCGGATAGACCTGATCCAGAAGCTGCCCCTGCCCAACAAAATGAAGGATTACCTACAGGAGAAGCACTACTGA